TTGCCCAGCACCTGCTTGTGGTCAGGGCTCATGGGGCCATGGGCTTCTGGTGCGAGGCCACCTGGTCTCTTCCTGGCAGGCTGAACACCACGGTGGCCCCCCTGTTCTTCGCCGACCAGTTTCTGCAGCTGTCCACCTCCCTGCCGTCGCAGCACATCACGGGCCTTGCCGAACACCTTGGGCCCCTGATGCTCAGCACCAACTGGACCAAGATCACTCTCTGGAACCGGGACGTTGCGCCTGCGGTAAAGGGGTGGCCAGGGCGGGGCGTGCGATCGGAGGGGCTTCACGGGCCAGGACGTAAAGCAGGGTGTCTGCCGTGTCCCAGCCCGACGTGAACCTATATGGATCTCACCCTTTCTACCTGGTCCTGGAGGATGGCGGTTTAGCTCACGGGGTCTTCCTGCTGAACAGCAATGCCATGGGTAAGCAAGGGGGTACTGGCGCCCTCCACGTCCCCCAGCCAGTTCTGCTTCTGAGCTCCCggccagggtttccctggtgcaGCCACACCCCCTCCTTCGTAGAGGGGGCTGGGCCTCTCTGCACCTATCTGACAGGCTGGAGgtagaggagggggcagggggtcgGGTCTCGTACACTATTCCGAGAAATGACCAGTGGGCTGTGGCCTCTGCCAGCTCTGTCCTTCAGTGCCTCTAAGGTGGGCTCTGGGACCTCTGACCTGGGCGGGGTGGGGCTGAGGCCAAAAAAGGGgccccaggcccagctgctcaGCATCTTCTGGTCCTGCTCCAAGGATCTCAGCAAGCTGGGCTCAGGTGACTGTCCCAGGGCCCCCAAGCTCCCTGTGGGACGACCCCACCTCTCCAGCGGTGGTTTGGCCCATTGGTGCAGTGCCGAAGGCCCTGGGCAAGGGGGATGAGTATTTGTCCCTGAGCCCCAGGGCTGCTTCCCCCAGATGTGGTcctgcagcccagcccagccctcagcTGGAGGTCGACAGGCGGGATCCTGGATGTGTACATCTTCCTGGGCCCGGAGCCCAAGAGCGTGGTGCGGCAGTACCTGGACATCGTGGGTAGGCCTCTCCCTGACcctggcccccggcccctccctccccagcccctcctgccccctcacGGTTGCCTTGGCTCCCAGGCTACCCGTTCATGCCACCGTACTGGGGCCTGGGCTTCCACCTGTGCCGCTGGGGCTACTCCTCCACCGCCATCACCCGCCAGGTTGTGGAGAACATGACCAAGGCACACTTCCCTCTGGTGAGTGccggggaggggcctggggcccccagggtggggcgggggcaaCGAGCCTGGGCCCCGACCGCCCTGTGCTGTGGCTGTAGGACGTCCAGTGGAATGACCTGGACTACATGGACGCCAGGCGGGACTTCACTTTCAACAAGGACGGCTTCGGGGACTTCCCGGCCATGGTGCAGGATCTCCACCAAAGTGGCCGGCGGTACATCATGATTGTTGTGAGTGCCCCCTCCCCTCTTGTGCCACAGGGAGCAGGCTCTTTTGGAAGGAGAGGGGCCCAGTGTCTGTTGGCTCCAACTTTCAGTGGCATCGTCCTCATGCTTGCCATGGTCACTGAGAATGTTTCTGAGGGTCTTTGATATCGAGGGAATATCAGATTTATAGACTTGGCTCCTGCTATCCAGTGATGTCCCTGGAGACATCTGTCTGTGGCTCAGGATCCTTACGGCTGTAGGTTACTTGAACAGCTTAAAGCaaagggcggggtggggggggcgcgtTGCTCAGCTGACACCACTCAGCTCTGAAAGGGCCAGGTGGAGCTGTGTGCCAGGGCAGCCGGAACCCCAGAAGCTCCATGAAacccctggccctgcctccctgCGGTCAGCTCTGTCTTGTGGGAAGGAGGGCAGGATCTGAGTGGCTCAGCAGAAAGACACACTTCCCTGGGCCAGTCCCTGCAGCCAGAGGGCTGTAATTCAGGGTCTGGTACAGCTGGGGGGGCCAGAGGAGGGGAGGCGGAGCCAAGACAACCAAATGGTCACCACCACGGATACCCCTCAGGAGAGGAAATCCGTTTGGAATTGGGCTGATGGTCATTTCCATCCTTGCAGCCCCTCTGAAGGCAGCAGCATCCAGGTCCACTCAGAGCAGGGAGGGCAGAcacagaccttttctttttttattctaaatgaaataaatgctcCCTGTAGAACGTTTGTGGAACTCTGGGCCCTTAAAGCAAAAGGAACGCCTGCATCCAGGTGCGCCCTTTTTGGCAATGGGGGCGGGGTCCCGTGCACGTCCACGCACACGCAGCGTGTTGGCTCACGGGCGCATCCACCTGTGCCTCGTTAACGTTTATCGAGAGCATTTTCTCGTTTTCCCAGCGATGGGTGCCAAGGCTTCGGGCATTTCCCTCTCATTCTGACTGGTTTCTCTCCCCAGGATCCTGCCATCAGCAGCTCCAGCCCTGCCGGGACCTACCGACCCTATGACGAGGGTCTGAGGCGGGGCGTCTTCATCACCAATGAGACTGGGCAGCCGCTGATTGGGCAGGTACAGCAGGgcctggggggtgagggggagaaaGCAGGGGTCCCTGGGCAGTGGGACTGCAGCGGGGGGCGGTGACAGCTGGGGGTGACAGTGGCCCCTGACAAGGAAGACCACCCTGAATCCTTGTGTCAGGGGCCCTTGTTTGCGGGCAGCTCAGAAACAAGCTCCAAAGATGCTTGGGGAGGCCTTGGGGTCCTCCACATCCTCTGGGCCCCCAGGGGCTTCCTGATGGTTCCCAGGCCTTCCCGGTGGGCGGGGCGCCCAGTAGACTCCTGACCTCCTGGTCCAGGGCAGGCCCAGAACCAGGAGGAAGGGGGTCCAGCCTGAGGGGAGGCTGGCAAGGCTCCCAGCAGTGCAGATTCTGGGGCCTCCCCGCCCTTGTGTGAAAGCGGGGCCTCTCCCCATGCTCCTCCCCTTGCAGTCCACCCATCCCTGGGTAGATGAGTGAGGCTACGGCTCTGCCTGCAGCCAGGACACACAGGGCCTCcgtgcaggctccaggggccCTGTCTCCCCTCTGGCCTTTCGTCCAGGTGTGGCCCGGACTCACCGCCTTCCCTGACTTCACCAACCCCGAGGCCCTTGACTGGTGGCAGGACATGGTGGCCGAGTTCCACGCCCAGGTGCCCTTTGACGGCATGTGGATCGTGAGTGTGGCCCCACCCTTGGGCATCCGGTGGCCTCAGGGACCGGCCCCACTCCCTGCACCAGGCAGGGCACCCACCCCCAGGGCCTCTCTTGCAGGACATGAACGAGCCATCCAATTTCGTGAGGGGCTCAGTGGATGGCTGCCCCAACAGCAACCTGGAGAACCCGCCCTACGTGCCAGGTGAGCCGCCTCCACCTGCCCGCCCCCCAGCACTAGTCGGCTGGGGATTTAACGGCTCAAATCAGGGATTTCCTTCTCTGGTTTGGGAGACTCAGAGCTCTGGTTTCTGAGAAGCTGATGGGCAGCAGCCAGCCCGGGAAAGGCAAGGGGTGCCCTGGGAGTAAGGTTCGCGTGGGGAGACCCCAGCCGCGTGCTGCTGACGGGCATGTGCAGCTGAGGCGAGACCCTTCAGAGGGGGTGTTTCAGGCTCAGGCAGTCGGACAGGGAAAAACTGAAAATGGTTAGGAGCAGGCAGACGTGAAGTCTGGGTGTGCAGACCACAACCTGCGGCATCGCCTCGTCCTGTCCTTGGAGAAGTGGAGACTGTACAGGCACGCACCCCATGGCCCCAGGGGGCTCTCAAGATGTGGGGGGCACCAGCCTGCCGGGAGGAGGCTCCAAGGAAACAGCCCGCTCTCCCCCAGGGGTGGTTGGCGGGACCCTCCGGGCAGCCACCATCTGCGCCTCCGGCCACCAGTTCCTGTCCACGCACTACGACCTGCACAACCTGTACGGCCTGACCGAAGCCTTCGCCTCCCACAGGTGAGGGGCCCGGGTGCAGGAAGGAGGAGGCCCTGGCCGTCCCCacatcccacccccgccccccaccccagctccaagCCTGGTGCCTCAGAGGAAGGGCATGGTGACGAGACAGGGAGGCCGGGGCTGACCAGGGCCTCTGGCTCCCTTGAGTTTGTCCTCCCCGTGACACGTGCATCTTCGAGGGTAAGTCAGGTGGCAGGGCTGACGGCCCGGCAGACAGTGGCGGTGACCTCAGCAAGGCAACTCCTTGCGCCCAGCTTGCCCTTCCTGCTGCACCGCCGGGCGCTCTTGCGGGCAGTGATGGGGCTCCTGGTGACCCTGCTCAACACAGCTCTCTGTCCCCCTGCTCCACCCAGGGCTCTGGTAAAGGCTCGGGGGACGCGCCCCTTTGTGATCTCTCGCTCAACCTTTGCCGGCCACGGCCAATATGCCGGCCACTGGACCGGGGACGTGTGGAGCAGCTGGGAGCAGCTTTCCTACTCCGTGCCAGGTGAGCACACCTGTCAGGAGGGGTgcaaggaggggagggtgggcccCTCTCCGGGGGGTTTTGCCCAGAGCTGGGTCCTCAGAGAGATGCTGCCGCGATGGCATGGGGCCCGTCGCCAACTCATGTGCCATTGGGCTCACCTGTGGTGCCCCTCTTCCATGCGTCCCCATCTCAGATTCATGCTAACATCAGAATGTCCCTTCTGGTGACCACATTCTGAGCTGCATGAAATAGCATCTGAGCTCAGTCCAAAGGGTGCCCCCACCCCTCTCGTCTTAGTGCCTGGCTCCACCCTGCaaagaaaattttgatttttgttccAAGAGCTCTGATGCCGCAGACAGACCTTAGGCCCAGGGATGGCTCAGGAGCCCTGGGGAAGGGCATAGAGGTGACCCCAGAGGTCACAGCTGAAAAGAGCCTCCACCAAACCCCCGGCCTGGAAGTGCTTTCATAGTCGCAGGCGTGCTTCCATGTGCGATGCATCTACAGAGCCTCGGGCCACAGGGATGTCCTGCTGAGCTGAGCTCTTGGGTGAGAAGTCCATTCCTCCTTCACAAAGCGGCTGCTGGCTCTGCCCACAGGTGCCAACCGGCTCTGCTTTTCACCCTGGGGCCAGCATGGTGGGTCGAGCCTGAGCACCTGCAAGCCAGTCTCTGGAGCCACCCCAGAGCCGGATTCCTGGGCTTTGTGTCCACCTGTCTGGTTCTTGGGTTTCAGTTCTGGTGTGAGCTGTTGTTACCAAGCTAAAATAAGGCTGTGCAGCTCCCAGGACCTGCTGTGACCCAGACTAGCACTGCTCACAGCCCCAGGCTGTGCCCCATCCTGCCCACTGGCTTCCAGGCTGGGTCCTGGTTCCCGAGGAGACAAGGAGAGGGTGGCCCAGCAGCCTCTAGTCCTGCCAAGCGGTGGTGGGGTCAGCACAGAGCCCAGATGCTCTGGAAGCTGTCTGACCCTTCAGCAACTCAGGGGACTCACTGACCCTCTGCTGTAACGAAGTACCACACCCCAggtgatttaaaacaacaaacttaTTCTCAGACTAGAAGTCTGATCACGGTGTCAGCAGGGCCTTGCCCTCCCTGAGACTCTAGACAGAATCcctccttgcttcttccagctcttGGTGGTTGCCAGCAGTCCTTGGCCCTCCTTGGTTTGAGGCTGTGTCACTCtaacctctgcctctgtcatctctcggtcttcttcctgtgtccttgtcttcacatggtgttttccctcctcttttcttttttaatatagttccctgggctatacagtaggaccttattgtttattttatatatagtggtatgtatctgctaatcccaaactcctgaattatccctcccccaccccctttcccctttggtaaccataaatttgttttccatgtctgtgagtctgtttctgtttcgtaaataagttcatttgtatcatattttagattccacatatggcAGCTAATAGCTACAGTAGAAAACAATAGCTAGCAAATTTCATGCATGGGTcagaattctgtatttttatattctcaTCTTAGTTTAAAATACTAAGCCTCAATGACCTGTAACATGTGAGAAAGTTGGTTACACTTGGGTCACTGATGAGAAAACAAGATCTCTGAAAATGTTGCATgggctttgttttaaagtctgttttgtctgatatgagtattgctacccccgcTTTCCTGTCATTTCCATtcgcatgaaatatctttttccatcctctcacttttaagctatgtgtgtcctttgccctaaagtgggtctcctgtaggcaGCACCTTGTAGGCTCGTTTTAttatccagtctgccactctgtgtcttttgactggagcatttagtgcattgacatttaaggtaattattgatacgtgtttattgccattttaaaccttgttttccatttgattttgtatttcttctttgttcctttctgtttttccttttatggtttgatggttttcttttgtattttccttgtgttcttttggtttttgtgaatcaattttatgtttttgatttgtggtaacCCTGTTTTTCAGGTATGTTAACCCattactatatctacttgctttagactggtagtcatacaggctcaaacacattctgaaaaaaaaatctagattttatCACTCCGCTCCCCCACAGAGGATTTtcatgtcctcttttacatcttcacgTTCATCCCTTTGCCGTTCATCGTAGTTATCGTTGCtttcacaaaaatatatatttttttaagtctttgtaCTGGCTTAgatgatttactttccaattgtgattctctttttcttatagattcttgcttcttttctatttagagaagacctttcagtatttcttttaggataggtttagcaTTGCTGtattctgttagtttttgcttgtctgagaaattctttatctttccttctattctaaatgataaccttgctgggtagagtatcttaggttgtaggtttttccctctcaggactttgaatatatcttgccactcccttctggcctgcaacctTTCTGTAGAGAAAGCAGCTGATAGCCTTacggggttcccttgtaattaactctttgtttttctcttgctgcctttagaatcctctttaacctttgccattttaattatgtcttggtgtaggtctgtttgggttcaccttgtttgggaccctctgtgcttcctgtacctggttCCCTCTTCTGATAAGGTCACCAGTCATggtggattagggtccaccctaacgTCCTCTTCTCAACCTGATTACATcttcaatgaccctatttccaaatatggCAACCAGGGGTTAGGACTAGAACTTACCTTTGGAgggggatacaattcagcccTAATGGGTCTAGTTTGCCCTGCCCACCCTGGGAGTTAGGGAGCAGATGCGGCTTGTCATTCTGCTGACCACAAGTGCAAGGTGCAGAGGCCATTGGTGTACTGACCATCAGGTaggggctgggtgggaggggcTTTGGGAGGGATCCTTGCCTCCAGCCAGTTCAACAGACATGTCTGTCAGGCTCCTTGGCCCTAGACTGCTCCTGCTGTAGCAGCTGGAGGTCCATCTGACTCTGCCCTCCAGAAATCCTGCTCTTCAATCTGCTGGGGGTGCCCCTGGTGGGGGCCGACATCTGTGGCTTCCTGGGCAACACTTCGGAGGAGCTGTGTGTGCGCTGGACCCAGCTGGGGGCCTTCTACCCCTTCATGCGGAACCACAATGACCTGAACAGCCTGGTAGGGCGGGGGCGGCAGGGGAGGCCGTGCCCTGGGGAATGCCACTTTCTGTGCCAATGAGCCCAGCACTGGCTGGCCCAAAGTGCTGGgtctcctggggtggggggacctcGGAGTCCGTGGTCCCAGACCCCAGGTGCTTCCTCCACTCCCTCCACTGCAGCCGCAGGAGCCGTACAGGTTCAGCGAGACGGCACAGCAAGCCATGAGGAAGGCCTTTGCCCTGCGCTACATGCTGCTGCCCTATCTCTACACGCTGTTCCATGGGGCCCACGTCAGAGGCGAGACCGTGGCCCGGCCCCTCTTCTTGGAGTGAGTGCCTGGGTTGGGACTGATGGCCTCCGGCCCACTGACCCCAGGGCAGCTACCCTGCTGCAGGGGGTGTTCTGGGCACTGAGAGAGGAAGGAGGTTGCAGCAAAGTCTGGGCACTCCCCACTGAGGTGCCCCCTGCACCCCCAGTTCCCACCCATTAGATTCCAGCTCAGGGCAGGGAGCACTGGATAACAGAAAAACCCAGGATGAACACTGAGTACAGACCAGGCCTCCCAGATGGTAAAACGAGTTATAAGACTTATCATGATTGAATCCATCTGGGGCTTAAGGGAACAAGACCACTAAAGAAATCCAATAGATATCCCCCAAGTAGGACTTAGTATATCTAAGAAGTTACCGTACCATAAAATGGCACTTCGAATCAGAGGATTAAAGGATTCTCCAGTAGTAAGGTAATTAGTTAGCTATTTGCAAAAATCAACTTATTTTCCACTCATCCATACAAACCTAAgttccaaatggattaaatagttaaatgtcaaaaattaagCTGTAGAAAAAGCTGCAGGAAAACAGAAGTGAATGTTTCTCTATGACCTGTCAGTAGAGGGCTTTCTAAGCatcaaaagcaaaaagcaaagggaaggaggtttcagttaggaaaaaaaagtaacactTCTTTGAACATaagcagaaaaatattaaaactgctCTGAACACAGATTGTCAAGGCAAACGAATGGGAGAAAACAGTATCAATaaaatgacactgtccctaatgtaCAGAAACTCAGACCATGGGTAAGGGCCAGACAGACATGTGGGCAAGAACACAGCTTGCAAACAGGAAATGTGAACAGGTCATGCCCGAGTAGTCGGGCAGGGAGAGGTTATTCTTGGCTCCTGCCTTGACTTAAGCTGGCCAGAACCGGCCCTGCCACATGTAACCCAGGTCCTCTGGCTCCTGTCCACACCTCCCCATGGGTCCCTTGAGCCCACTGACCTCAGAGGTCACCAGGCCCCCCTGCCCGTCCCTCCTGTTTGAAGGTTCCCCGAGGACCCCTGCACCTGGACCGTGGACCGCCAGCTCCTGTGGGGGGAGGCTCTGCTCATCACCCCAGTGCTCAAGGCCGGGAAGGTTGAGGTCACTGGCTACTTCCCCCGCAGCACGTGGTACGACCTGCAGACGGTGAGTCCTGGGGCCCTGAAACCTGGGAGGACGGGGGAGATGGAGCGGGTCTTCCCTCCAGCACCATCCGTGTGGACCAGAGAGTGAAAGAGGAGTCCTGGCTACATGAGGGCCCTCACCTGGGTGCTCCATCAGCATCATCCTGTGCGAGCCTTACAggacccattttccagatggagaAACCGAGGCTGAGTGGGTGACTTGCCACCGAGCTGAGCTGGGACCCCAGTTCTGCTCCCAAACTCCTGCCCCTTCTTGCGTCCTCTGACCTGCCCGACCCGAGTCCTGGCTCAGGCCTTGCACGTTCTGTCCCCACCATGTGGCCAGATCTTTGCTCTCAGCTCCCGACAATAGCACAGGAGCTTGGCAATGCCCAGGACCCCTTGTGACATGACATCCCCCTCCAGGTGCCAGTGGAGGCCTTCGGCAGCCTCCCACCTCCTGCACCCCTCACGTCTGCCATCCACAGCGAAGGGCAGTGGGTGACACTGTCCGCCCCACTGGACACCATCAACCTCCACCTCCGGGCCGGGCACATCATCCCCATGCAGGTACTTGGGCCGGGCCCCTGATCCTATTTGTCCAGCCCTGGGGTTGCTGGGACCCCACATGCCTCTGTTCAATTGGGGGTCTGCCCCCAGGCAGAGATGATACTTCTGAGGGTTGAGGATGAACTGGGCTGGGGAAGGACAGGATACATCCTTGCACTCACTTGCTCCCGGGCCTGGTGAAGGAGAGGCCTGCTTCATTGGCCTTTCTCAGAAAACAGTCAGTCTGCAAACCTCTGTGGGCCTCACGTCCTCTGAGGTGTCCACGGGCCTCCAGGCCGCTCGGCCGTAGGCTGTCCTGCGGATCCTGGTTTCTTCTAGCACGGCACTGTCCCAGCCTAGTGCTCCTCACGCCTGGGTCTGGAGGCCTCCACCAGGTTTGGGACAGTGACGTGGGCCACCCCCTCCCAGGGCCCTGGCCTCACGACCACAGAGTCCCGCAAGAAGCCCATGGCCCTGGCCGTGGCCCTGACTGCGAGCGGGGAGGCCCGAGGGGAGCTGTTCTGGGACGATGGGGAGAGCCTGGGAGTGCTGGACCGTGGGGCCTACACGCAGGTCATCTTCCTGGCCAGGAACGTGAGTCCTGGGATCCGCCCAGGCTGGGGGCTGTCTTGGGGTGACTATCCTGACTTGGTGAGGGGAGCTGGCCTGGGGTCCTGGGATGGCCACCTGTCCCTGGGTCAAGCAGACTCAAGGGGAGAAGAGCCCGTAGGCCAACTGCCTTGGCTGGACTCCCCTGCACTGCGCCAGTGTCCTAGGGTTTGCACGGGGTGTGCTGCCGACCTGCCCTCCCCATCTGCTGTCCAGAGGCCCTGCCCTGGAGGGGCTTCCTGCCCCAGGCCATCTGCTCACACCTCTGGTCCTGTCTCTCTGCTTCGGCCAGAACACCATCGTGAACCAGCTGGTGCACGTGAGCAGTGAGGGGGCTGGCCTGCAGCTGAGGAAGGTGACCGTCCTGGGCGTGGCCACAGCCCCCCAGCAGGTCCTCTGCAATGGCGTTCCTGTATCCAACTTCACCTACAGCCCTGACACGGAGGCAAGAGAGCCTACATTTGAGGCCAGAAGGCCTGTCCCTGAGGGTGGGCGAGGGGGCAGGAGGTGCCCGCTGAGCTGGCATCATGGGATTCCCTGTCCAGAAGAGAGAGGACACTCAGGCCTTACAAGGGGCGGAGAGGAACTGATCCTCGCGGGGAGGAGTGGGAAGGTTCAGTCCCCTCGCACTTCACATCTTTTCTGCCTGTGTCCACACTGTCGGCCCCTGGTTAAAGGGCAGCTCGTTTCCAAAGCAAATTAAGGCAGCCACTGCCAAGAGTGCTCGGAGGGAACAGAGCGAGACGCTCCCAGGGCTAGGACAGACCCCATGTCCACCGTCCACCCATGTCCACAGACTGCTGTCTGCCCCACCTCTGTTGCCAAGcaaattttcctgtttcttgtccCCAGACCCTGGACATCCCTGTCTTGCTGACGATGGGAGAGCAGTTCCTCATCAGTTGGTCTTAATCCAGGGCCCAGTGGTGTGCTGCTCCTTTACAGACCTCCCGGCAGCCCAGCACCTGCACCCTCGGTCGGCGGTGTGTGGGCCTTGGGTCAGAGCGCTTACCCCGAATCACATATCACTGACATCCCTGAACACCCGGATCTGCTTGTGAGTCTGCCTCCCAGGCTCTGGGCCAGCAGCTCTTCTGAGTCTTCTGTCCAGATCCCAGTCGGGTCAGTGCCCTGAGGGGTGCCCTGTGTTTGGAATGTTTACTGGAAGGTTTGCTTCGCTGTAGCCTGTCACTGTGATGCGTGCACTGTCAGTCaccactgcctgcctgtgacGCAGAGGTGGTGCTTGGGATGGGGTGGTACCTGCACCCCAAGGTCCCGCCTCGGGCAGCTCTGCTGCTGCTCTGACCTGATGAAAGCACAGAGCTGGGGCCCGCTGCAGACTGCTTTCTGGGCAGCTGCCCCCGACAACAGGTGGAGGCTGTCCACCAGTCTGACAAGTGGGCCCAGACACTCAGCAGAATACACAGGACTTGGGGAACCCTTAATCTCAAgtgcaattatttttaataaaaagggcATTTGCAATCAAGCTTCTGCCGGTCCTTCTGGGATTCAGGGTAAGGAGGATGTGTCTAAAGGCCCTGACACAGAAGCAGGACTCCATCCTCGATGGGCCCCTGGACGTTCCCGGGCAGGGTGTGCACGTGTGCTGTACTGTGCACGCTCAAAGCAGCACCCTCACGTCCCCACCTCACACCCTAGTATCACCCATCTCTAAGGTGACTGGAAAACATCCAGCCAGGCCTGGTGTCAGTCACGTGGTGGGAGATGCACTCTCCCCCCGAACCCTTCCCAAGGGCTGTGTAGACTAAGCTGCTACCCCCAACACCTCCGTTCCCAGGCAACAGCTGGTCTGCTTTTGGTCACTATAGACTAGTttacattttctggaattttatataaatggaatcatatagcatgTATTTCTTTTGGTCTAATTAATTACTCAGTCTAATTACTTAgcgatttatccatgttgtgtgCTTTTTCATTGCCAAATAGTTTAGTTTTCCATTGGATGGAGGTGCCACATTTATCAAATTTTCATGGATGTtaggattgttttgtttttgactattgtgaataaagatgtggtaatCATGGACCAGTCTGTGAacggacatgttttcatttctctcgaGCAAACACCAAGTGTGATATGGTCAGGTCACGtggaggctgtgtgtgtgagggaactgttttccaaagtgggcgACCTCCTCTGCACTCCTGCCAGCCTTGCTGTCGCTTGGTGTGGTCTGTATGCTCACTTTCAGCTGTTTCAGTGACAGTGGATCTCGCGGTTCTGATTTGCAACTGAAGATGGCGAGCATCTTTCATGGACTCATTGTCACCCATAAATCTTctctggtgaagtgtctgttcaggtATCTTGCCCATTTTTTACTTGGATTTGTTGACCTTATtattgagttacaaagtacattgtttttccattgctaccataacaaattaccacaatctctgtggcttaaaataacacagatttattctatcacagttctgtaggtcagaaatttGACACGGTCAACTGGGCTAAATTAGGTGTCAGCAGGGCAGCTTCttctctggaggctccaggggagactcTGCTCCCCTGCTCATGCAGGTTGTCGGCAGAATTCAGTCTCCTGAGTGTATGGGTGTGAGGTCCGCATGTCCCTGTGGTTGTCAGCCAGACGTCCtcctcagcttctagaggctgctccGTATCCTGGCTCATGGCACCTTCATCTTCAAATCCAGCAATGGTGGGTTGAGTCCTTCTCACCCCTGAGAATCAATCCTGCCTCTTCCATTATACCACTCTCTGACCCACGGTAGCCCAGAGCATTCTTGACAttaaagggctcatgtgattagataagggtccacctggataatccaggataatttcatCTCAATCTTTAAgttaattacacctgcaaagtccTTGCCATTTAATgtagcatattcacaggttccagggattaagatGTGGGCATTTTGGGGGTACCACCATTCTACCTACACATAAAGTTCTTGATATTTTCTAGTTTAAGTCCTTTGTCAagtatatgctttgcaaatattttctccccttgctCATGCCCTTTTTGTCTTTAAGTATAATTTTAGAGGAGAAAGTGTAAGATTCCCCAACCTGATTCTTGAGGTATAGTTCACATACCACACAATTTTA
This window of the Balaenoptera ricei isolate mBalRic1 chromosome 20, mBalRic1.hap2, whole genome shotgun sequence genome carries:
- the GAA gene encoding lysosomal alpha-glucosidase, which translates into the protein MPPCSCPLLGVCALVSLAILGHILLHDFDVVPRELRSFSQEEIYPARQPRASGQGSQPVPGRHGSPRAAPTQCDLPPDGRFDCAPDKAITQEQCEARGCCYMPARWPPDTQMGQPWCFFPPSYPSYRLENLTTTKTGYTATLIRATPTFFPKDIMTLRLDVLLETESRLHFTIKDPTNQRYEVPLETPRVRSQAPSTLYSVEFSEEPFGVIMRRKLDGRVLLNTTVAPLFFADQFLQLSTSLPSQHITGLAEHLGPLMLSTNWTKITLWNRDVAPAPDVNLYGSHPFYLVLEDGGLAHGVFLLNSNAMDVVLQPSPALSWRSTGGILDVYIFLGPEPKSVVRQYLDIVGYPFMPPYWGLGFHLCRWGYSSTAITRQVVENMTKAHFPLDVQWNDLDYMDARRDFTFNKDGFGDFPAMVQDLHQSGRRYIMIVDPAISSSSPAGTYRPYDEGLRRGVFITNETGQPLIGQVWPGLTAFPDFTNPEALDWWQDMVAEFHAQVPFDGMWIDMNEPSNFVRGSVDGCPNSNLENPPYVPGVVGGTLRAATICASGHQFLSTHYDLHNLYGLTEAFASHRALVKARGTRPFVISRSTFAGHGQYAGHWTGDVWSSWEQLSYSVPEILLFNLLGVPLVGADICGFLGNTSEELCVRWTQLGAFYPFMRNHNDLNSLPQEPYRFSETAQQAMRKAFALRYMLLPYLYTLFHGAHVRGETVARPLFLEFPEDPCTWTVDRQLLWGEALLITPVLKAGKVEVTGYFPRSTWYDLQTVPVEAFGSLPPPAPLTSAIHSEGQWVTLSAPLDTINLHLRAGHIIPMQGPGLTTTESRKKPMALAVALTASGEARGELFWDDGESLGVLDRGAYTQVIFLARNNTIVNQLVHVSSEGAGLQLRKVTVLGVATAPQQVLCNGVPVSNFTYSPDTETLDIPVLLTMGEQFLISWS